In Saccharomyces paradoxus chromosome XVI, complete sequence, the genomic stretch TGTAGTCGCTAGTGCTATATATAAGACAATAAAGAACAGTGCACTAATCCAGGAAAAAATGTTGCCAGAGAAAAGACTATTGACTTCAGAGGATATGAAACTATGGGAGGAATCCCAGACAAGAGCTGATTTCACCAAATTCATCATGGATTTGGCTGAGTCTGTTAAAGGACACGAAAATTCCCAGTACAAAGAACCAATATCCGAGCCAGTGAACAGTATGATGAACTTACTTTCTCACATAAGGGATATTGTACAGAAACATCCAGTAATAAAGGATGCAGATAGTTCAAGATTTGGGAAGATTGAGTTTAGGGATTTTTATGACGAAGTTTCACAGAACTCAAGGGCTCTCTTACGTTCAGAATTTCCTTCTCTTACAGATGGGCAGTTAGAACAATTATCCATTTACCTAGATGAATCATGGGGTAATAAGAGAAGGATTGATTATGGTTCAGGTCATGAGCTAAATTTCTTGTGTTTACTTTATGGACTCTATAATTATGGAGTATTCAATCTTTCAAACGATTCAACAAACCTTATACTGAAAGTTTTTATAGAATACCTTCAAATAATGAGAATACTAGAAACCAAATATTGGCTGGAGCCTGCCGGCTCACATGGTGTTTGGGGTTTAGATGACTACCATTTCCTTCCATTTCTATTTGGTGCCTTCCAATTAACCACTCACAAGCACTTAAAACCAATATCAATTCACAATAATGATCTCGTAGAAATGTTCGCTCATCGATATTTGTATTTTGGTTGTATCGCTTTCATTAATAAGGTCAAGTCATCCGCTTCCTTGAGATGGCATTCTCCTATGCTAGATG encodes the following:
- the RRD2 gene encoding peptidylprolyl isomerase RRD2 (Peptidyl-prolyl cis/trans-isomerase~similar to YPL152W), with the protein product MTEEKDFCVVASAIYKTIKNSALIQEKMLPEKRLLTSEDMKLWEESQTRADFTKFIMDLAESVKGHENSQYKEPISEPVNSMMNLLSHIRDIVQKHPVIKDADSSRFGKIEFRDFYDEVSQNSRALLRSEFPSLTDGQLEQLSIYLDESWGNKRRIDYGSGHELNFLCLLYGLYNYGVFNLSNDSTNLILKVFIEYLQIMRILETKYWLEPAGSHGVWGLDDYHFLPFLFGAFQLTTHKHLKPISIHNNDLVEMFAHRYLYFGCIAFINKVKSSASLRWHSPMLDDISGVKTWSKVAEGMIKMYKVEVLSKLPIMQHFYFSEFLPCPEGVSPPRGHIHDGTDMDDECNFEGHVHSTWGDCCGIKLPSAIAATEMNKKHHKPIPFD